A single genomic interval of Rosistilla ulvae harbors:
- the nusG gene encoding transcription termination/antitermination protein NusG, whose product MPILGEEPDIFPETILELPEEPDTQWWALYTRSRQEKQLMRKLRELQIGHYSPVIGRRYKSPAGRIRTSFLPLFANYVFVRGTGEARYEAVSTGCVSRCIDIADPLQLVTDLQQIRSLIETGAALAPEERLEPGDLVRVKSGPFAGFEGTIVQRDGQRRLIVSVRFMNQGASAALDDCQLEFLGKPTPAE is encoded by the coding sequence ATGCCAATTCTGGGCGAAGAACCGGATATCTTTCCGGAAACGATCCTCGAACTTCCTGAAGAGCCTGATACGCAGTGGTGGGCACTCTACACGCGGTCGCGGCAAGAAAAGCAATTGATGCGGAAACTCCGCGAACTCCAGATCGGGCACTACTCGCCGGTGATCGGGCGCCGTTACAAAAGTCCCGCAGGCAGAATCCGCACCTCGTTCCTGCCGTTGTTCGCCAATTACGTCTTTGTCCGTGGCACCGGAGAAGCGCGATACGAAGCCGTTTCGACCGGCTGTGTTTCGCGATGCATCGATATCGCCGACCCGTTGCAATTGGTCACCGACCTACAACAGATCCGCAGCCTGATCGAGACCGGAGCGGCGTTGGCTCCAGAAGAAAGGTTGGAACCGGGCGATTTGGTGCGGGTGAAGAGCGGACCGTTTGCTGGATTTGAAGGGACGATCGTCCAACGCGATGGCCAGCGGCGATTGATCGTCTCGGTTCGCTTCATGAATCAAGGGGCTTCGGCAGCCCTGGATGATTGCCAGCTCGAATTTCTGGGCAAACCAACGCCGGCCGAATAG
- a CDS encoding carbon storage regulator produces MLVLTRKAKQQIRLGDDIIVTVLQVKGNSIRLGIEAPRETRVVRGELEFYPEQPAKSEAAATAPEAPVKAPASDSRSTPRAATSGRATAVQVVGPTRLKIQQNSAVATRFPRTMERCETTVSEIRPLKRFMPKSMREAVGNVSV; encoded by the coding sequence ATGTTGGTTCTAACACGCAAAGCAAAACAACAAATTCGATTGGGCGACGACATCATCGTGACGGTGTTGCAAGTCAAAGGAAATTCGATCCGCTTGGGAATCGAAGCCCCCCGCGAGACGCGAGTTGTGCGAGGTGAATTGGAGTTCTATCCCGAACAGCCTGCGAAAAGCGAAGCGGCTGCGACGGCACCCGAAGCCCCCGTGAAGGCCCCGGCGTCGGATTCTCGTTCCACACCGCGTGCGGCAACCTCGGGCCGTGCCACGGCGGTCCAAGTTGTCGGTCCGACAAGGTTGAAGATTCAACAAAATTCGGCCGTCGCCACACGGTTTCCGCGGACGATGGAACGCTGCGAAACGACAGTCTCCGAAATCCGACCGCTGAAACGGTTCATGCCAAAATCGATGCGTGAAGCAGTGGGAAACGTGTCGGTCTAG
- a CDS encoding coiled-coil domain-containing protein, translating to MARSSRIKKQKPLSNDSNVANQGRSDREVDRAPNANAANAATTEQQADDLFDSIDANLAGAQNPEPLQMSNSLLQSLCMINTMLTQLNDKQQEFHRQQSEWTKMQGDLEPREEELRELERELFERSEALDADAQRIAEAEQQVQRREAKTSQQRRLIAQQLRAQRAEVALARRAGDMDLDSVREEFDAELERRLADLQAQHEEQLEAKLAEARAQDAQQQEQTLAELRSRLESEHEQTLTDLQSQHQSEQEQALADLRSQHQSEQEQTLADLQSQHDQHQSLADERSQWDAERAQAVAEVRAQLDEDLKRALAHVEAERDACRRLEAELELTRQKLETLESARKSGGETEEANATLQAAVEGLRKRRDDAENEIEELKSQNRELAAKLAASQVDGAGTDGQVSLESMSWEQRKLHMLQRLNAEDDELNDSELAQQRLKIEEVIEKTDRELGKRDAEIAELRCLLEQQSLAAGDMAIGGAAVLQMLDQDELIQEERAKLQRIQTEWEEKLRQAEIDVSLERAKLARERIDIEQRLAEMREATKVEGKPESKGRKWLAQLGLTDGD from the coding sequence ATGGCTCGTTCGTCACGCATTAAAAAGCAAAAGCCGCTATCGAACGATTCGAACGTCGCCAATCAGGGACGTTCGGATCGCGAGGTCGATCGAGCGCCCAATGCAAATGCAGCTAACGCGGCGACGACCGAGCAACAGGCGGACGATCTTTTCGATTCGATCGATGCGAATCTGGCCGGCGCGCAGAACCCCGAGCCGCTGCAGATGTCCAATTCGCTGCTGCAATCGCTCTGCATGATCAACACGATGCTGACTCAGCTGAACGATAAGCAGCAGGAGTTTCATCGTCAGCAGAGCGAATGGACGAAGATGCAAGGGGATCTGGAGCCGCGCGAAGAGGAGTTGCGGGAACTCGAACGGGAACTCTTCGAACGCAGCGAAGCGTTGGACGCCGACGCGCAGCGGATTGCCGAAGCCGAACAGCAGGTGCAGCGGAGGGAGGCGAAGACGTCGCAGCAGCGGCGCCTGATCGCTCAACAATTGCGAGCTCAGCGGGCCGAAGTCGCACTGGCGCGCCGCGCCGGAGACATGGATCTCGATTCCGTGCGGGAGGAATTCGACGCGGAGCTGGAACGGCGGTTGGCCGATCTGCAGGCGCAGCACGAAGAACAGCTGGAAGCAAAGCTCGCCGAAGCGCGCGCTCAAGATGCTCAGCAGCAGGAACAGACGTTGGCTGAACTGCGATCCCGTCTGGAATCCGAACACGAACAGACGCTGACCGATCTGCAGTCGCAGCACCAATCAGAACAGGAACAGGCGCTGGCCGATCTGCGGTCGCAGCACCAATCGGAACAGGAACAGACGCTTGCCGATCTGCAGTCGCAGCACGATCAGCATCAATCGCTGGCCGACGAACGTTCGCAGTGGGATGCCGAACGCGCACAAGCTGTCGCCGAGGTCCGAGCGCAGTTGGACGAGGATCTGAAGCGGGCGCTGGCGCATGTCGAAGCGGAACGCGACGCTTGCCGACGGCTGGAAGCCGAATTGGAACTGACGCGGCAGAAGCTGGAGACGCTGGAGTCCGCTCGGAAGTCGGGAGGCGAGACCGAGGAAGCAAATGCGACGCTGCAAGCCGCCGTCGAGGGGCTGAGGAAGCGCCGCGACGACGCGGAAAATGAGATCGAGGAGCTGAAGAGTCAGAATCGCGAACTGGCGGCCAAGCTGGCGGCTAGCCAAGTCGATGGCGCGGGGACCGACGGACAGGTTTCGCTGGAGAGCATGTCGTGGGAGCAGCGGAAGCTGCATATGCTGCAACGGTTGAACGCCGAAGACGACGAACTAAACGACAGCGAACTGGCGCAACAACGACTGAAAATCGAAGAGGTGATCGAAAAGACCGATCGCGAGTTAGGCAAACGCGATGCCGAAATCGCCGAACTGCGTTGCTTGTTGGAACAACAGAGTCTGGCGGCGGGCGACATGGCGATCGGCGGAGCTGCAGTTCTGCAGATGCTGGATCAGGATGAACTGATTCAAGAGGAACGAGCCAAGCTGCAGCGGATCCAGACCGAATGGGAAGAGAAGTTGCGGCAGGCGGAGATCGATGTCTCGTTGGAACGAGCAAAATTGGCTCGCGAACGGATCGACATCGAACAGCGACTGGCCGAAATGCGCGAAGCGACGAAGGTCGAAGGGAAACCGGAGTCGAAGGGCCGCAAATGGCTGGCTCAACTCGGCCTGACCGACGGGGATTGA
- a CDS encoding cytochrome-c peroxidase, whose product MRPVTRFFIVTLLLHSGLVLQAEQPKTARVNLGEDGLLTGIPGEGPLKEAEIEAWLTKPENHVVLEVSLPKGLDASTANMAIPEDNPLTRAKIELGRQLYFDARLSSDQTISCASCHSPSEGYGAKTQFGVGVGGQTGNRNSPISYNRILSKAQFWDGRAASLEEQAVGPIANPIEMGNTHDACIECVGAIPGYAMQFKAIFDDGVTIDNVGKALASFERAIVTGPAPYDYWNPLTKFKEVFALDLEDMDALRSEDPDLAKQYDDMVAAAQKHPMSESAQRGMTLFFGKANCALCHAGGNFADEQYHNLGVGMEVEDPDLGRYVVTKEEKDKGAFKTPTLRNVALSEPYMHDGSQKTLEEVVAWYNKGGHKNPWLSDKVKPLNLTEQEEKDVVAFMKEGLTGPFPKVEENRLPE is encoded by the coding sequence ATGCGACCGGTCACGCGTTTCTTCATCGTCACGTTGCTGCTGCACAGCGGCCTCGTCCTGCAAGCCGAACAACCCAAGACGGCGCGGGTGAACTTGGGAGAGGATGGATTGCTGACGGGGATTCCCGGCGAGGGTCCGCTGAAGGAAGCGGAGATCGAGGCCTGGTTGACGAAGCCCGAAAACCACGTCGTGCTGGAGGTCAGTTTGCCCAAGGGCTTGGACGCATCGACCGCCAACATGGCGATTCCCGAAGACAATCCGCTGACCCGCGCCAAGATCGAACTCGGCCGCCAGCTCTACTTCGACGCGCGACTCTCGTCCGACCAAACGATCAGCTGTGCTAGCTGCCACAGTCCCAGCGAGGGCTACGGCGCCAAGACGCAGTTTGGTGTTGGCGTCGGCGGTCAGACCGGCAACCGAAACTCACCGATCAGTTACAACCGGATCCTCAGCAAGGCTCAGTTCTGGGACGGCCGCGCCGCTTCGTTGGAAGAACAGGCTGTCGGACCGATCGCCAACCCGATCGAGATGGGGAACACACACGACGCGTGTATCGAATGCGTGGGAGCGATTCCAGGTTACGCGATGCAGTTCAAAGCGATCTTCGACGACGGCGTGACGATCGACAATGTCGGCAAGGCGTTGGCGTCGTTTGAACGGGCGATCGTCACCGGCCCGGCTCCCTACGACTACTGGAACCCGTTGACGAAATTCAAAGAGGTCTTCGCCTTGGACCTGGAAGACATGGACGCTTTGCGAAGCGAAGATCCCGATTTGGCGAAGCAATACGACGACATGGTCGCAGCGGCTCAGAAGCACCCGATGAGCGAATCGGCCCAGCGCGGCATGACGCTCTTCTTCGGTAAAGCGAATTGTGCACTCTGCCACGCCGGCGGTAACTTCGCCGACGAACAGTACCACAACTTGGGCGTCGGAATGGAAGTGGAAGATCCCGATCTGGGACGTTACGTCGTGACGAAAGAAGAGAAGGATAAGGGAGCGTTCAAGACGCCGACGCTACGCAACGTCGCCTTGTCGGAACCCTACATGCACGACGGCAGCCAAAAGACGCTCGAAGAAGTCGTCGCTTGGTACAACAAGGGCGGGCACAAGAACCCGTGGTTGAGCGACAAGGTCAAGCCGCTGAACCTGACCGAGCAAGAGGAGAAGGATGTGGTCGCGTTCATGAAAGAAGGGCTGACCGGTCCGTTCCCGAAGGTCGAAGAAAACCGCCTGCCCGAATAG
- a CDS encoding phosphoglycerate kinase codes for MAKKSIEDIDVAGKRVFMRVDFNVPLDDSLKITDDRRIRMALPSIQSIVNRGGRVILGSHLGRPSGDASDSKYSLAPAAARLSELLGKPVAFATDTVGEDAKAKVAAMGDGDVVLLENLRFNPGEKKGDETFAGQIAAMADIYCNNAFGTCHRTDASMYAVAQKIDGPKVVGNLVAKEIQYLADAISSPERPFVAILGGAKVSDKINVINNLLSVCDKILIGGAMAYTFSLARGGAVGGSLVEKDKVDLARELIEKGGDKLVLPVDTHCGDAFSGDCNKQVVDAGQIPDGWEGFDVGPKTAVMYAEIIKSAKTVVWNGPMGVFEMPPFDAGTRVVAQAVADCPGTTIIGGGDSAAAIEQFGLADKVSHVSTGGGASLEMLEGKAFKAVDILDEA; via the coding sequence ATGGCCAAGAAAAGTATCGAAGATATCGATGTGGCGGGAAAACGAGTCTTTATGCGAGTTGACTTCAACGTGCCGTTGGACGATTCGCTGAAGATCACCGACGACCGCCGGATCCGGATGGCGTTGCCGTCGATCCAATCGATCGTCAATCGTGGCGGCCGCGTGATCCTCGGCAGCCACTTGGGGCGTCCCAGTGGCGATGCCAGCGACAGCAAATACAGCTTGGCTCCCGCCGCGGCGCGGTTGAGCGAACTGCTGGGCAAACCCGTCGCCTTTGCTACCGACACCGTTGGCGAAGACGCCAAAGCCAAAGTGGCTGCGATGGGTGATGGCGATGTCGTCCTGTTGGAAAACCTGCGTTTTAATCCGGGCGAAAAGAAGGGCGACGAAACCTTCGCCGGCCAGATCGCGGCGATGGCTGACATCTATTGCAACAACGCCTTTGGCACCTGCCACCGCACCGACGCTTCGATGTACGCAGTCGCTCAAAAGATCGACGGTCCTAAGGTTGTCGGCAACCTGGTCGCCAAAGAGATCCAATACCTGGCCGATGCGATCAGCAGCCCTGAGCGTCCGTTTGTGGCGATCCTGGGTGGAGCGAAGGTTAGCGACAAGATCAACGTGATCAACAACCTATTGTCGGTCTGCGACAAGATCTTGATCGGTGGTGCGATGGCCTACACCTTCTCGTTGGCTCGCGGCGGCGCAGTCGGCGGCAGCCTTGTCGAAAAGGACAAAGTCGATTTGGCTCGCGAGTTGATCGAAAAGGGTGGCGACAAATTGGTCCTTCCCGTCGACACCCACTGTGGCGACGCTTTTTCGGGCGACTGCAACAAACAAGTTGTCGACGCGGGCCAGATCCCCGACGGCTGGGAAGGCTTTGATGTCGGACCGAAGACCGCTGTGATGTACGCCGAGATCATAAAGTCGGCCAAGACCGTGGTTTGGAACGGGCCGATGGGCGTCTTCGAAATGCCTCCGTTCGACGCCGGAACCCGCGTCGTTGCTCAAGCTGTTGCCGATTGCCCCGGCACGACGATCATCGGTGGTGGCGATAGCGCCGCAGCGATCGAGCAGTTCGGTCTGGCCGACAAGGTCAGCCACGTGAGCACCGGTGGCGGTGCTAGCTTGGAAATGCTCGAAGGCAAAGCGTTTAAGGCTGTCGATATCTTGGACGAAGCATAA
- a CDS encoding DUF2760 domain-containing protein, which produces MSIGLAIQAFFKILFNREAAAAYQRLTSGEAVDQPTPAAAESTPAEAPAKAQAPAPPKPTRSDAIGLLAALQREARFVDLVQESLDAYSDEQVGAAARDVLRDTKKVLDRMFAIAPLTDAEEGDSMQTPAEVDPGQIRLTGNVHGDAPFSGTIAHHGWKAAKCELPRWSGSPESDRVIAPIELEIA; this is translated from the coding sequence GTGAGCATCGGTTTAGCCATCCAGGCGTTCTTTAAGATCCTGTTTAACCGCGAAGCTGCGGCGGCATATCAACGGCTGACCAGCGGCGAGGCTGTCGATCAGCCGACGCCGGCGGCGGCCGAATCGACTCCCGCGGAAGCTCCGGCCAAAGCCCAAGCCCCTGCACCACCTAAACCGACGCGCAGCGATGCGATCGGTTTGTTGGCGGCGCTGCAGCGTGAAGCCCGCTTTGTCGACCTCGTCCAAGAATCGTTGGACGCTTACAGCGACGAACAGGTCGGCGCGGCAGCTCGCGACGTCCTTCGCGACACGAAAAAAGTGCTCGACCGGATGTTCGCCATCGCTCCGCTGACTGATGCCGAAGAAGGGGATTCGATGCAGACGCCAGCGGAAGTGGATCCGGGACAGATCCGTTTGACCGGCAACGTCCACGGCGACGCTCCCTTTAGCGGAACGATCGCCCATCACGGCTGGAAGGCCGCGAAGTGCGAGCTTCCTCGCTGGTCGGGCAGCCCCGAATCGGATCGCGTGATCGCACCGATCGAATTGGAAATCGCATGA
- a CDS encoding Hsp70 family protein encodes MTAKYIIGIDLGTTNSVLAYTPVQPESNAGSSEAAEIQLLPIPQLVAAGTVEERDSLPSFVYLANAAERTAGGLDAPWGKDQSYAVGQFARDRGGEAPDRTVGAAKSWLCHTGVDRRQPILPWQAPEDVEKISPVTASQRYLQHLVQAWQQRFPDAPIEQQQVVLTVPASFDPVARELTREAAIAAGLPANFVLLEEPQAAFYAWLSVVGDQWRKMLTVGQRVLVCDVGGGTTDLTLITVDEDGGDLTLRREAVGDHLLVGGDNMDLTMAHVVAAEFAKKKTKLNPWQSVSLWHSCRAAKEALLAPEGSEKQTISVLGRGSKLIGGTVSVEVDRESISQLLVDGFLPKCELDAVPQRQAASGFQEIGLPFESDPGITRHLASFVSNHCTAAESDSVSLPDFVLFNGGVFKADGFRNRMLEIVNSWSADAGDSTVQPLQGVHDLDHAVARGACYYGLNKQRGGLRIRGGTARSYYVGIETAGLAIPGAPRPLKALCVVPFGMEEGTETDVPSGEIGLVVGKPARFRFFSSNVRTDDTPGEQLDWWDDAELTETDPMEATLTLADGATESHVPVKFHANITELGVLELWCVAVHGDGRWKLEFNVRDEPQE; translated from the coding sequence ATGACAGCCAAATACATCATCGGTATCGACCTCGGGACGACCAACAGCGTCCTGGCTTACACGCCGGTTCAGCCCGAATCGAATGCGGGCAGTTCGGAAGCGGCAGAGATCCAGTTGCTGCCGATTCCGCAATTGGTCGCCGCCGGGACCGTTGAAGAGCGCGACAGCCTGCCGTCGTTTGTCTATCTGGCCAATGCGGCGGAGCGAACCGCCGGTGGCTTGGACGCTCCCTGGGGCAAAGATCAATCTTACGCTGTCGGTCAGTTTGCGCGGGATCGCGGTGGCGAAGCCCCCGACCGAACCGTGGGGGCTGCAAAATCGTGGCTCTGTCACACCGGTGTCGATCGCCGCCAACCGATCCTTCCCTGGCAAGCTCCCGAGGATGTCGAGAAGATCTCGCCGGTGACCGCTTCGCAGCGGTACCTGCAGCATTTGGTGCAAGCTTGGCAACAGCGGTTTCCCGACGCGCCGATCGAACAACAACAAGTCGTCTTAACGGTCCCAGCGTCGTTTGATCCCGTCGCTCGCGAATTGACTCGCGAGGCGGCGATCGCGGCGGGATTGCCAGCCAACTTTGTTTTGCTGGAAGAACCGCAAGCTGCGTTTTACGCTTGGCTGTCGGTTGTCGGCGACCAGTGGCGGAAGATGTTAACCGTCGGCCAACGCGTGCTGGTCTGCGATGTCGGTGGCGGAACAACCGACCTGACGTTGATCACGGTCGACGAGGATGGAGGCGATCTGACGCTGCGACGCGAAGCGGTTGGCGATCATCTGCTGGTCGGTGGCGACAACATGGACCTAACGATGGCCCATGTCGTGGCGGCTGAATTCGCCAAGAAGAAGACGAAACTGAACCCCTGGCAATCGGTCTCGCTGTGGCATTCGTGCCGCGCGGCGAAAGAGGCGCTGCTGGCCCCCGAGGGTTCCGAAAAACAGACGATCTCGGTCCTTGGTCGCGGTAGCAAATTGATCGGCGGCACGGTGAGCGTGGAAGTCGATCGGGAATCGATTTCACAACTGTTGGTCGATGGCTTTCTTCCCAAGTGTGAATTGGATGCGGTGCCGCAGCGGCAAGCCGCGTCGGGTTTCCAGGAAATCGGGTTGCCGTTCGAATCGGATCCGGGGATCACGCGTCACCTGGCCTCGTTTGTCTCCAACCACTGCACCGCGGCGGAGAGCGACAGCGTGTCGCTTCCCGATTTTGTGTTGTTTAACGGCGGCGTGTTCAAAGCCGATGGATTCCGCAACCGAATGCTGGAGATCGTCAACAGCTGGTCCGCCGACGCGGGCGATTCGACAGTTCAACCGCTGCAGGGCGTTCACGACCTCGACCACGCCGTCGCTCGCGGTGCCTGTTATTACGGGCTGAACAAACAGCGTGGCGGTCTGCGGATTCGCGGCGGCACGGCCCGTTCATATTACGTCGGCATCGAAACCGCCGGGCTGGCGATTCCTGGAGCCCCACGGCCGCTGAAGGCTCTGTGCGTCGTTCCGTTTGGAATGGAAGAGGGGACCGAAACCGATGTCCCTTCGGGCGAGATCGGTTTGGTTGTCGGCAAACCGGCCAGGTTCCGGTTCTTCAGTTCGAATGTCCGCACCGACGACACACCGGGCGAACAACTGGATTGGTGGGACGACGCGGAACTCACCGAAACCGATCCGATGGAAGCGACGTTAACGCTGGCCGATGGAGCGACCGAGTCGCACGTACCGGTCAAATTTCACGCCAACATCACCGAACTGGGCGTCCTGGAACTGTGGTGCGTGGCGGTTCATGGCGATGGCCGTTGGAAGTTGGAATTCAACGTCCGCGACGAACCGCAAGAATAG
- a CDS encoding SpoVR family protein — translation MNKRHGELLYSGSQWDFRLLHRVYDAVEEIALGELGLDVYRNQIEVITSEQMLDAYAAIGMPLLYRHWSFGKRFAREELLYRKGAQSLAYELVINSQPCVSYVMEENTMTMQTLVIAHAAFGHNHFFKNNHLFRQWTRADRVLDELAYAKSYIADCEQRYGFTEVESLLDSAHALMSHGVNRYATRRRSPREQQARSEARRQHLESTYNDLWRTVPTEPSDANEVRSIEQDENDIEAAALELPEENLLTFLANNAPKLKDWQREVLRIVRTLAQYFYPQRQTKMMNEGCATFVHYEIMNRLYHRGQIDEGSMLEFLHMHSAVVAQPNFDSRGFGGINPYALGFAMVRDIARICDDPDDEDRQWFPEIAGKGRSLETIRDAWEHYRDESFILQFLSPRLIREMRLFKVSDDANDEHMTVTAIHDESGYREVRRQLAAQYDISKQEPDIQISDANLKGNRRLVLTHRVRDGKLLEKSEANRILRHLAKLWGYRVRMVEVDAETKRPLSEYDAVSMP, via the coding sequence ATGAACAAACGGCACGGCGAGCTTTTATACAGCGGGTCGCAGTGGGACTTCCGTCTGCTGCACCGCGTCTACGATGCTGTCGAAGAGATCGCCTTGGGCGAACTGGGGCTGGACGTCTATCGCAACCAGATCGAAGTCATCACGTCCGAACAGATGCTGGACGCTTATGCAGCGATCGGGATGCCGCTGTTGTATCGCCACTGGTCGTTTGGCAAACGTTTCGCCCGCGAGGAATTGTTGTACCGCAAGGGAGCCCAATCGCTGGCGTATGAATTGGTGATCAATTCGCAGCCCTGCGTCTCGTACGTGATGGAAGAGAACACGATGACGATGCAGACGCTGGTGATCGCGCACGCAGCGTTTGGCCACAACCACTTCTTCAAAAATAACCATCTGTTCCGTCAGTGGACGCGAGCCGATCGCGTGCTCGACGAACTCGCGTACGCAAAGAGCTACATTGCCGATTGCGAGCAGCGGTATGGATTTACGGAGGTCGAATCGCTGTTGGATTCCGCTCACGCGCTAATGTCTCACGGCGTCAACCGCTACGCCACGCGACGTCGCTCGCCGCGCGAACAGCAGGCGCGCAGCGAAGCCCGCCGCCAACATCTCGAATCGACTTACAACGACTTGTGGCGGACCGTCCCAACCGAACCGAGCGACGCAAACGAAGTGCGGTCCATCGAACAAGACGAAAACGACATCGAAGCTGCAGCGTTGGAACTTCCCGAGGAAAATCTGCTGACATTCCTCGCCAACAACGCACCGAAATTGAAGGACTGGCAGCGCGAAGTGCTGCGGATCGTTCGCACCCTGGCCCAATACTTCTACCCGCAGCGGCAGACCAAGATGATGAACGAAGGTTGTGCGACCTTTGTCCATTACGAAATCATGAACCGCTTGTATCATCGCGGCCAGATCGACGAGGGATCGATGCTGGAATTCCTGCACATGCATTCGGCGGTTGTCGCCCAACCGAATTTCGATTCCCGTGGCTTCGGCGGGATCAATCCCTACGCGTTGGGGTTTGCTATGGTCCGCGATATCGCCAGGATCTGCGACGACCCCGACGACGAGGACCGCCAATGGTTCCCCGAGATCGCCGGCAAGGGGCGCTCGCTGGAAACGATCCGCGACGCCTGGGAGCACTATCGCGACGAGAGCTTCATCCTGCAGTTCTTGAGTCCGCGATTGATCCGCGAAATGCGGTTGTTCAAGGTCAGTGATGACGCCAACGACGAACATATGACGGTCACCGCGATCCACGACGAATCGGGATACCGCGAGGTCCGCCGCCAATTAGCCGCCCAATACGACATCTCCAAACAGGAACCCGATATCCAGATCAGCGACGCCAACCTGAAAGGGAACCGACGATTGGTCCTGACTCACCGCGTGCGCGATGGCAAGCTGTTAGAGAAATCCGAAGCCAACCGGATCTTGCGGCATCTGGCAAAACTGTGGGGCTACCGCGTCCGGATGGTCGAAGTCGACGCCGAGACCAAACGTCCGCTCAGCGAATACGACGCCGTCTCGATGCCGTAA
- a CDS encoding YeaH/YhbH family protein codes for MHVVDRRQNPKAKSLGNRQRFLRRVKSHMRKAFADSIRQRKIADLEEGQEVSISSKDLHEPTFHHDPKVGHRDYVLPGNHDYRPGDEIEKPSGGSGSGSSGSADGDGEDSFVFALTREEFLDLFFEDLELPNLAKRKLKSMASPAWVRAGYSTDGSPQRLNKRETMRRSLARRIALGRPKLAEVEALQVELQQAITAEEADEIDRLRKLIDAQQARMRAVPYLETVDLRYSRIQRVPKPTTQAVMFCLMDTSASMTEQLKDMAKRFYMLLHLFLTRHYKSVELVFIRHTYTAQEVDEQTFFHGRETGGTVVSSALEEMLKIVKQRYPVDDWNIYAAQASDGHNFDHDMPQTLRLLEEEILPICQYYAYIEVNDDQWPGDSVLWHGYFPLVDRHDNFAQAEVATASEIFPVFRDLFDSRQRSGASTKPRGDR; via the coding sequence ATGCACGTAGTCGATCGTCGTCAAAATCCAAAAGCGAAAAGCCTCGGCAATCGCCAACGCTTTCTGCGGCGGGTGAAGTCGCACATGCGGAAGGCGTTTGCCGATTCGATTCGTCAGCGCAAGATCGCCGACCTCGAAGAGGGCCAAGAGGTTTCGATCAGCTCCAAAGATCTGCACGAACCGACTTTCCACCACGACCCCAAAGTCGGCCATCGCGATTATGTTCTCCCCGGAAATCACGACTATCGCCCCGGCGACGAGATCGAAAAACCGAGCGGTGGTTCGGGCAGCGGATCGAGCGGTAGTGCCGATGGCGACGGCGAGGACAGTTTTGTCTTCGCTCTGACCCGCGAAGAGTTTCTGGATCTGTTCTTCGAAGATCTGGAACTGCCCAACCTGGCCAAGCGGAAGCTGAAATCGATGGCGTCTCCCGCTTGGGTCCGCGCCGGGTATTCGACCGACGGTTCGCCACAGCGGCTGAATAAACGCGAGACGATGCGCCGCAGCCTGGCTCGGCGGATCGCCTTGGGACGGCCGAAGCTGGCTGAGGTCGAAGCGTTGCAGGTGGAATTGCAACAGGCGATAACCGCCGAGGAGGCCGACGAGATCGACCGGCTGCGGAAGCTGATCGACGCGCAACAGGCTCGAATGCGAGCGGTTCCGTATCTGGAGACAGTCGACCTGCGGTACAGCCGAATCCAACGGGTTCCCAAACCGACGACGCAGGCAGTGATGTTCTGTTTGATGGACACGTCGGCGTCGATGACCGAACAACTGAAGGACATGGCGAAGCGGTTTTATATGCTGCTGCATCTGTTTCTGACGCGGCATTACAAATCGGTCGAACTCGTCTTCATCCGCCACACCTACACGGCTCAAGAGGTCGATGAGCAGACGTTTTTCCACGGTCGCGAGACCGGTGGTACCGTCGTTTCGTCGGCGCTCGAAGAGATGTTGAAGATCGTCAAACAAAGGTATCCGGTCGACGATTGGAACATCTACGCCGCGCAAGCTTCCGACGGCCACAACTTCGACCACGACATGCCGCAGACGCTGCGTCTGTTGGAAGAAGAGATCCTGCCGATCTGCCAGTATTACGCTTACATCGAAGTCAACGACGACCAATGGCCGGGCGACAGTGTCCTGTGGCACGGCTACTTTCCCCTGGTCGATCGCCACGACAACTTCGCCCAAGCGGAGGTCGCCACGGCTAGCGAGATATTCCCGGTCTTTCGCGATCTGTTCGACAGCAGGCAGCGTTCTGGGGCCAGCACCAAACCGCGGGGGGATCGATGA